From the Babylonia areolata isolate BAREFJ2019XMU chromosome 33, ASM4173473v1, whole genome shotgun sequence genome, one window contains:
- the LOC143276911 gene encoding uncharacterized protein LOC143276911, which yields MTAYAAQTMTLCLMAAFCTSLAQRPALDINRILFQADKIQGPQLTTTVLNVDLRSGYSSPLPAGVTWHSRLTPNQQKCACDRQGVLKLTFGPTRRRAEINMTFEYSHGWTFNVGDSVSNNGYAGDGFTQDYDAEVHSINNRIYFYGRDNPAGGTYGLLHSRPDYVGVQPYTTLTLSIADELATADNGDHYLYINSYKLFGLNGQSDSSPGGVNRDVYLGMNRVVAGSYRNGRGLCNVRVRFYPS from the exons ATGACAGCGTACGCTGCGCAAACCATGACCTTGTGCCTGATGGCCGCCTTCTGCACATCGCTGGCTCAACGTCCAG CGTTGGACATTAACCGCATCCTTTTCCAAGCTGATAAAATACAAGGCCCGCAGCTGACAACGACAGTCCTCAACGTGGATTTGAGGTCAGGATACAGTTCTCCACTTCCCGCTGGCGTCACGTGGCACTCCCGACTAACACCCAATCAACAGAAGTGCGCGTGCGACCGCCAGGGGGTGCTGAAGCTGACCTTTGGCCCCACGCGCAGGCGCGCGGAAATCAACATGACATTCGAGTACTCACATGGCTGGACCTTCAATGTGGGCGATTCTGTGTCAAATAACGGATATG CTGGAGACGGTTTCACCCAAGATTACGACGCCGAGGTGCACTCCATCAACAACAGGATCTACTTCTACGGCAGAGACAACCCTGCCGGTGGAACCTACGGCCTGCTCCACAGCCGGCCTGACTACGTGGGCGTGCAGCCctacaccaccctcaccctcagcaTCGCCGACGAGCTGGCCACGGCCGACAACGGTGACCACTACCTGTACATCAACTCTTACAAGCTCTTCGGCCTCAACGGCCAGAGCGACAGCTCCCCCGGTGGGGTGAACCGTGACGTGTACCTGGGTATGAACCGGGTGGTGGCCGGCTCCTACAGGAATGGCAGGGGTCTGTGCAACGTGCGTGTCCGGTTTTATCCctcgtag
- the LOC143276858 gene encoding uncharacterized protein LOC143276858, producing MFEVNGTTRSSTSCCGTQAYNSRSHICCAGQLQFKGSSTSCCGTQAYNSRSHICCAGQLQFKGSSTSCCGTQAYNSRSHICCAGQLQFKGSSTSCCGTQAYNSRSHICCAGQLQFKGSSTSCCGTQAYNSRSHICCAGQLQFKGSSTSCCGTQAYNSRSHICCAGQLQFKGSSTSCCGTQAYNSRSHICCRGRISFRGLYNSCG from the exons ATGTTCGAGGTTAACGGCAccacaa GATCCTCCACGTCCTGTTGCGGAACCCAAGCCTACAATTCCAGATCCCACATCTGTTGTGCCGGACAACTCCAGTTTAAAGGATCCTCCACGTCCTGTTGCGGAACCCAAGCCTACAATTCCAGATCCCACATCTGTTGTGCCGGACAACTCCAGTTTAAAGGATCCTCCACGTCCTGTTGCGGAACCCAAGCCTACAATTCCAGATCCCACATCTGTTGTGCCGGACAACTCCAGTTTAAAGGATCCTCCACGTCCTGTTGCGGAACCCAAGCCTACAATTCCAGATCCCACATCTGTTGTGCCGGACAACTCCAGTTTAAAGGATCCTCCACGTCCTGTTGTGGAACCCAAGCCTACAATTCCAGATCCCACATCTGTTGTGCCGGACAACTCCAGTTTAAAGGATCCTCCACGTCCTGTTGTGGAACCCAAGCCTACAATTCCAGATCCCACATCTGTTGTGCCGGACAACTCCAGTTTAAAGGATCCTCCACGTCCTGTTGTGGAACCCAAGCCTACAATTCCAGATCCCACATCTGTTGCCGTGGTCGTATTTCTTTCAGAGGATTATACAATTCTTGTGGTTAA